The Deinococcus sp. YIM 134068 sequence GTCTGTGGTCCGGTCATCTGGCAAGCCTGGCCTGTCAAAGAAGCTCAGGTCAAAGTCCGCGCGCATCGTCGCACCATCACCCCGACTGGGGTCAACGCCCAGGATTCTCGTGAAGTCGGACTCATTTTCTGTCCAGCCGCTCGCCCAGAAGCCGAGCCGGATGGGGAGCGGACCATCGAGGGGCGGGTCCACCGTGACCACGACCGTACCCCGCTTGATCTCGCCGTCACGGCCACTGACGAACGTCGGCTCGAACCGCGCGCTGACTTTCAAACCACGCACTCCGATGGTGAGCAGCGCGCTCGCCACGTCCCGCCCTCCCGCACTGGCAATCAGGAGATAGGGGGCCTGTATATCTTCCGGAACGTTGGAGAGAAGATCAGTTGGTGCGGCGATAGAGATGTCCTGCGTCGTGGTACCCGGACCACTGAAGTTCACTCGGGTGGTTTCCAATCGCGGCAAGTTCGGCTCCAGCCCTGAATTGAGGCGCTCCAGACGCAGGTCCAGTGGCCCGCTCACGTTCGCATCAGAGGAAAAGGTGGCGCGTACACTGGCGCTGTGCTTGTGAAAGACCGTCAGCAGCGAGCGGTCCAGAGAGAGTCCAACGGGCAGAGGCTTATCGGTGCAGTAGATTCTGGGGTCGGCCCAGTCGGCGTGGTCATAGCTGATCCCGTCCCCGGCGTCCGTCACGACCAGGCGCAACTCCCGCTTTCCTG is a genomic window containing:
- a CDS encoding NPCBM/NEW2 domain-containing protein, with the protein product MSHPWSFIAPADQVLPLSLTPGENTLQYEPILSAKNAWGPVEKNTSNGEQKAGDGRAITLNGQTYPQGYGVHAGSELRFSLKGTNGTQCTRFSVDVGVDDEVGSRGSVIFQVFLDGELRWDTGRLTGDYLAQRIDLDITGKRELRLVVTDAGDGISYDHADWADPRIYCTDKPLPVGLSLDRSLLTVFHKHSASVRATFSSDANVSGPLDLRLERLNSGLEPNLPRLETTRVNFSGPGTTTQDISIAAPTDLLSNVPEDIQAPYLLIASAGGRDVASALLTIGVRGLKVSARFEPTFVSGRDGEIKRGTVVVTVDPPLDGPLPIRLGFWASGWTENESDFTRILGVDPSRGDGATMRADFDLSFFDRPGLPDDRTTDRQNLIVYVGDLFGYRRPYYGNLYAPLDLKLIR